The following coding sequences are from one Ornithodoros turicata isolate Travis chromosome 1, ASM3712646v1, whole genome shotgun sequence window:
- the LOC135379364 gene encoding tigger transposable element-derived protein 4-like: protein MTAQTNRQSPLSCRRRLRGKQGGEQSAVGYANCHGVCAEEAQGSIFGSETRHHGQGTKVTFLVQKHGLLQSTISTILKNEEKLRKEAAGSGASAKRKRIRDRAYDEIKEAVYKWFLDARSRKIPMSRPVLAAKAKRFAYLLDEDFKPCGGWLQRFKDRYGITYRRIVGESASMDRAGREAWLDEHLEDIFQRYTECNIYNGDEMGLFYQLLPSATHALKGENCAGGKHSKVRLTVFLCSNMDGSDLRKPFVIGKSKKPCGFSNPASVLVRYSHNQKAWMTRALFQE from the exons ACAGGGCGGCGAACAGTCCGCGGTCGGCTATGCGA ACTGTCATGGCGTCTGTGCCGAGGAAGCGCAAGGCAGTATCTTTGGAAGCGAaactcgccatcatggacaagGAACGAAGGTGACGTTCCTGGTGCAGAAGCACGGGCTTTTGCAGTCAACAATATCAACAATCCTGAAGAATGAAGAGAAATTGCGGAAAGAAGCAGCAGGCAGCGGAGCGAGTGCGAAGCGAAAAAGGATTCGGGATCGCGCGTACGATGAGATCAAGGAAGCAGTCTACAAATGGTTTCTCGACGCCCGGAGTCGGAAAATACCCATGAGTAGGCCGGTCCTGGCCGCAAAAGCAAAACGCTTCGCTTACCTCCTCGATGAAGATTTCAAGCCCTGCGGAGGATGGCTGCAACGATTCAAGGACCGCTATGGCATCACGTATCGACGGATTGTCGGCGAAAGTGCGTCAATGGACCGTGCAGGCAGGGAGGCATGGCTGGATGAGCATCTTGAAGACATCTTTCAAAGGTACACCGAATGCAACATTTATAACGGTGACGAGATGGGGTTGTTTTATCAACTGCTTCCTTCAGCAACGCACGCTCTCAAGGGAGAAAACTGCGCGGGGGGAAAACATAGCAAGGTGCGCCTTACTGTCTTCCTGTGTTCGAATATGGACGGTAGCGATCTGAGGAAACCCTTTGTGATAGGGAAATCGAAAAAGCCATGCGGTTTTTCCAACCCCGCATCTGTTCTGGTCCGCTACAGTCACAATCAAAAGGCCTGGATGACTCGTGCATTGTTTCAAGAGTGA
- the LOC135379396 gene encoding tigger transposable element-derived protein 4-like — MSKQPCQSLHLETKVKILTDVESGKFSKTEIAKKYGIAKSTITGIVKNSARILESYNSGEFGPKRKKMRTAAHKDLEDVLVAWVHQARGAGLPVNGVVLRAKAQEIALRLNVQFTCSDGWLDRFQKRHGLVFRSFVGEAAAVDEAVCDDWRLTKMRCLLQEYNPEDVYNVDETALYYQLLPNRTLAFAGDPCTGGKHSKLRVTVLVGANMTGTHKLKLLVIGKAKSPRCFKGVRTLPVDYEANSKSWMTQVLFEKWLRGMDRRFVREGRKVLFLVDNCPGHGIVSGLTAIRVEFLPPNTTAKLQPMDQGVISSLKRHYRRSLLQRMLLCMENGKDYQVTLLSAIHLLSNAWEQVSKETIANSFRHAGFIQDCCSAAEEGSEELQEDTDLMSTLSSIGVPVDIAVYSSVDDDVATCREDTMDALIGEVLCTEAQTCDDEVENGCEDDEVPPVTSNTEDDALSILVQYFQQHNDTEQFLANIGQMSSFVAKQRLSQQRQSKVTEWFSCPSSANP, encoded by the coding sequence ATGTCGAAGCAGCCCTGCCAATCCCTTCACCTTGAAACAAAGGTGAAGATACTGACTGACGTGGAGAGTGGCAAGTTTTCGAAGACTGAAATCGCCAAGAAGTACGGCATTGCGAAGAGCACCATCACCGGTATCGTCAAGAACAGCGCACGGATTCTCGAATCTTACAACAGCGGCGAATTTGGGccgaaacgaaagaagatgaGGACGGCCGCACACAAGGACTTGGAAGACGTTCTCGTCGCTTGGGTGCATCAAGCACGCGGTGCTGGTCTTCCTGTGAATGGTGTTGTGCTTCGTGCGAAAGCCCAGGAGATAGCCTTACGCCTCAATGTCCAGTTCACGTGCAGTGATGGCTGGTTAGACCGTTTCCAGAAACGGCATGGCCTGGTGTTTCGGTCGTTTGTCGGGGAAGCTGCAGCTGTCGACGAAGCCGTATGTGATGACTGGCGCTTGACAAAAATGAGATGCTTATTACAAGAGTACAACCCGGAGGACGTCTATAACGTTGACGAGACTGCCCTGTATTACCAACTTCTTCCAAATCGGACGCTCGCGTTTGCGGGAGACCCGTGCACTGGCGGGAAGCACAGCAAACTCAGGGTTACTGTGCTAGTCGGCGCGAACATGACTGGGACGCACAAACTCAAACTTCTCGTCATTGGCAAGGCCAAGTCACCAAGGTGCTTCAAAGGTGTGAGGACATTGCCTGTTGACTACGAAGCGAACTCGAAGTCTTGGATGACGCAGGTGCTATTTGAGAAATGGCTGCGCGGAATGGACCGTCGTTTCGTTAGAGAGGGTCGAaaagttctgtttttggtcgaCAACTGCCCGGGACATGGCATCGTTAGTGGACTTACGGCCATTCGGGTGGAGTTTCTCCCGCCAAACACCACGGCCAAGCTGCAGCCAATGGATCAGGGAGTGATCAGCAGTCTCAAAAGGCATTACAGGCGGTCCCTTCTCCAAAGAATGCTTCTGTGCATGGAGAATGGTAAAGATTACCAAGTGACCCTCTTAAGTGCAATCCACCTTCTGTCCAATGCCTGGGAACAAGTTAGTAAAGAAACCATAGCCAACTCGTTCCGGCATGCAGGATTCATCCAGGACTGCTGCTCAGCTGCAGAGGAAGGCAGTGAAGAGTTGCAGGAGGACACAGACTTGATGTCTACACTGAGCAGTATTGGTGTGCCGGTGGACATTGCTGTATACTCCAGTGTTGATGATGATGTCGCCACATGTAGGGAGGACACCATGGATGCGCTGATTGGAGAGGTGCTCTGTACTGAAGCACAGACGTGTGATGACGAAGTGGAAAATGGGTGTGAAGACGACGAAGTTCCACCAGTCACCTCTAATACTGAAGATGATGCTTTGAGCATATTGGTGCAATACTTCCAGCAACACAATGACACTGAACAATTTCTCGCAAACATTGGACAGATGAGTTCATTTGTGGCGAAGCAACGCTTGTCCCAGCAGCGTCAGTCGAAGGTGACAGAATGGTTCAGCTGCCCCTCAAGTGCAAACCCATAA
- the LOC135379428 gene encoding E3 SUMO-protein ligase ZBED1-like — translation MIALDLQPYSIVQDRGFQELLAEAVPHYEPPSRTTLSWTLIPRLYHETRSKVQAELDAALGDGVESMSFTSDMWTSQANDSYISLTCHFTDANFTVKRYSLDTSLFSGRHTAAQIAEVLDNLVQSWNIPDDEFPVYIVTDNARNFRAAARELPWIERPCFAHSLQLAIQTVKEQTPVLGTLLRKARAIVGHYKHSPQAQERLDNYQKKTWNTPLHLIQDVETRWNSEYNMLSTLLELRGPVTVDMANSECIVDCFTGAEWRLAADYVQVLKPLAQATTEAEGEKYPTLSCQVPTLYCIIQSLRTTCRTKMTADGCAFAANVEKSLRTRFPDYDMDKDACVAMFCDPRYKLVVFHEDSAREEWLKSVVLKEMGQHVATNMEFEVERTETAVACSLWSAFDRVVETQHKKFDPSSEFHLYSTESAVTRGSDPCKWWNEVCQHKFPILGKLARKYLGIPATSASSERAFSVAGNVATPRRASLLPSHVQQLTFLHDNLRL, via the coding sequence ATGATCGCCTTGGACTTGCAGCCATACAGCATCgtccaagatcgcgggttccaAGAGTTGTTAGCTGAGGCAGTGCCTCATTATGAGCCTCCTTCGCGAACAACGCTTTCGTGGACACTGATTCCAAGACTGTACCATGAGACAAGGAGTAAGGTTCAAGCAGAACTGGATGCTGCTCTTGGAGATGGAGTTGAATCGATGTCGTTTACGTCCGACATGTGGACGTCGCAGGCCAACGATAGTTATATAAGCCTCACATGTCATTTCACTGACGCGAACTTCACTGTCAAGAGGTACAGCCTCGACACATCGCTGTTCTCGGGACGCCATACCGCCGCGCAAATAGCAGAAGTCCTCGACAACTTGGTGCAGAGCTGGAATATACCAGACGATGAATTCCCCGTGTACATCGTGACAGATAACGCTCGAAACTTCAGGGCGGCCGCACGGGAGCTACCGTGGATTGAGAGACCATGCTTCGCTCACTCGCTGCAACTGGCTATTCAGACAGTGAAAGAGCAAACTCCGGTGCTTGGAACCCTCCTCCGCAAAGCGCGAGCCATCGTGGGCCATTATAAACATAGCCCGCAGGCTCAAGAGCGCCTGGATAACTACCAGAAGAAAACTTGGAACACGCCACTGCATCTAATCCAAGACGTTGAAACCAGATGGAACAGCGAATACAACATGCTGAGTACGCTTTTGGAACTCAGGGGGCCTGTGACTGTGGATATGGCTAACAGTGAGTGCATAGTGGACTGCTTTACTGGAGCTGAGTGGCGACTAGCTGCGGACTACGTCCAGGTTCTAAAACCTCTTGCTCAGGCCACAACTGAGGCAGAAGGTGAGAAGTACCCAACATTGTCTTGTCAGGTCCCTACCCTATACTGCATCATACAATCTCTGAGAACAACCTGTAGAACTAAAATGACTGCCGACGGCTGCGCTTTTGCTGCCAATGTTGAGAAGAGCCTAAGAACTCGCTTTCCAGACTACGACATGGACAAGGATGCGTGTGTGGCCATGTTTTGCGACCCAAGATATAAATTGGTGGTGTTCCATGAGGACTCTGCTCGAGAGGAGTGGCTCAAGTCAGTTGTCTTGAAGGAAATGGGCCAACATGTTGCCACAAACATGGAATTTGAGGTCGAGCGCACGGAAACTGCAGTAGCATGCTCTTTGTGGTCAGCCTTCGACAGGGTggttgaaacacaacacaagaAGTTTGATCCATCCAGCGAATTTCATTTATACAGTACAGAAAGTGCGGTAACTAGAGGCAGCGACCCATGCAAGTGGTGGAATGAGGTATGCCAACACAAATTTCCCATTCTAGGGAAACTAGCACGCAAGTACCTTGGTATACCTGCCACCTCGGCCTCAAGTGAGAGAGCATTCTCTGTGGCAGGAAATGTTGCAACGCCACGACGAGCATCTTTGCTCCCTAGTCACGTTCAACAGCTCACATTCCTTCACGATAACTTGCGATTGTGA
- the LOC135379412 gene encoding tigger transposable element-derived protein 6-like — MNESQNPRKRKVLCLEDKAAIIAAVSRGEKKKDVALGFGIAQSSLSTILKEKEKIMSSVERGSSSQRKKVKRPSYEEIEKALFAWFMDVRARNVPVSGAMLIQKAKDFGCMLGCDDFKASNGWLQNFKARHQIVGKVISGESASWKEERLPHVLSSFDPADIYNADESGLFFQMLPKRTLALKGETCHGGKQSKLRITVLLCTNMDGSDKRAPLVIGYSKKPRSFSNAKRLPVEYVSNKKAWMTRDIFALWLRDFDEDMRRRQRKICLCLDNCTAHPVEDLVLSNTELQYFPANCTSVIQPLDQGVINSVKCAYRNRVLSRMLLDIRLNSNTKVDVYQAVEMLAASWVATSASIIRNCFRKAVFVLDHALASLDDSQNTENISPELVATWQSLSEFSDVVPDGTTLDDYVNSDASVVATEELDDAEIVRSVRDGGGSDTEDGDEAQQDETCDVPSGTQVLDAIDVLRRYALAQQNMERAVEAIWSYERVVIPAMQQQYQTKMTDYFTK; from the coding sequence ATGAACGAAAGCCAGAATCCGAGGAAGCGGAAGGTGCTGTGTTTGGAAGACAAGGCCGCTATCATCGCTGCGGTTTCTAGAGGTGAGAAAAAGAAGGACGTTGCTTTGGGTTTCGGGATCGCGCAGAGTTCACTGTCCACGATtttgaaagaaaaggagaagatcATGTCAAGTGTGGAGCGTGGTTCGAGCTCGCAACGGAAGAAAGTGAAGAGACCGTCCTACGAAGAAATAGAGAAGGCCCTCTTCGCCTGGTTCATGGACGTAAGGGCTAGGAACGTCCCAGTGAGCGGCGCCATGCTAATCCAGAAAGCCAAAGATTTTGGGTGCATGTTAGGGTGCGACGATTTCAAGGCCAGTAACGGATGGCTCCAGAACTTCAAGGCCAGACACCAAATCGTTGGCAAAGTCATCAGCGGAGAGTCTGCGTCTTGGAAAGAGGAGCGCCTTCCCCACGTGCTAAGCAGTTTTGATCCTGCCGACATTTATAACGCCGATGAGAGTGGACTCTTTTTCCAAATGTTACCGAAGAGGACGCTTGCTCTGAAGGGTGAAACTTGTCATGGAGGGAAGCAGAGCAAACTAAGAATTACTGTTCTCTTGTGCACAAATATGGATGGAAGTGACAAGCGTGCGCCACTTGTGATAGGCTACAGCAAGAAGCCTCGCAGCTTTAGCAACGCTAAACGTCTCCCAGTTGAGTATGTCTCCAATAAGAAAGCATGGATGACACGAGACATCTTCGCGCTGTGGCTACGGGACTTCGACGAGGACATGCGGCGCAGGCAGAGGAAAATTTGCCTGTGCTTGGACAACTGCACGGCTCATCCCGTTGAAGACCTTGTTCTGAGTAACACAGAACTGCAGTACTTTCCGGCAAACTGCACCTCGGTCATCCAGCCGCTTGACCAAGGCGTAATCAACAGCGTAAAGTGTGCGTACCGCAATCGCGTGTTGTCCAGAATGCTGTTGGACATCAGGTTGAACAGTAATACGAAAGTGGACGTGTACCAAGCTGTTGAAATGCTAGCTGCCTCGTGGGTAGCTACAAGCGCCAGCATAATCAGAAACTGCTTTCGAAAAGCAGTCTTCGTTCTCGACCATGCATTGGCATCGCTTGACGACAGCCAGAACACTGAAAACATTTCACCGGAACTTGTTGCAACGTGGCAGTCCCTAAGTGAATTTTCCGACGTTGTCCCGGACGGGACGACGCTGGATGACTACGTGAACAGTGATGCCAGTGTCGTAGCCACGGAAGAGCTGGACGACGCAGAAATCGTGCGTTCTGTTAGAGATGGAGGCGGCAGTGACACGGAGGACGGTGACGAAGCGCAACAAGATGAAACGTGCGATGTTCCATCGGGCACACAAGTGTTAGACGCCATTGATGTTTTGCGGCGCTACGCACTGGCGCAGCAGAATATGGAGCGGGCTGTGGAGGCCATTTGGTCTTATGAGCGGGTAGTGATACCAGCTATGCAACAGCAGTACCAGACGAAGATGACAGATTATTTTACGAAATAA
- the LOC135379380 gene encoding uncharacterized protein LOC135379380, producing MDVAFLRDDKCQQAFKTLKERLSSNPVLCLFNPELPVKIHMGTCRYGISTVLAQSDGGYVFRPSIFGMPVTIITDQASLTWLMTIRNLNGHPIRWSLLIQQFDITLKHRPGRRKANADCSSRLLHEPVPPNEEEIPLLVANATEGADRPYRIRIRPL from the exons ATGGACGTCGCGTTCCTCCGGGACGACAAGTGCCAACAAGCATTCAAGACACTCAAGGAGAGGCTTTCAAGCAATCCAGTGCTATGTTTGTTCAATCCGGAGCTGCCCGTCAAAATCCACATGGGCACTTGCAGATACGGCATCAGCACAGTCCTGGCCCAGAGTGACGGGGGGTACGTG TTCCGACCTTCCATCTTTGGAATGCCGGTAACAATCATCACTGACCAAGCAAGTTTAACATGGCTTATGACCATAAGGAATCTCAATGGCCACCCCATCCGATGGAGCCTTCTAATCCAACAGTTCGATATAACCCTCAAACATCGTCCGGGACGAAGGAAGGCAAACGCCGACTGCTCATCCCGCCTCCTGCACGAGCCAGTTCCACCCAACGAAGAGGAGATACCACTGTTGGTGGCCAATGCGACTGAGGGAGCAGATCGACCCTACAGGATCCGGATACGCCCGTTGTGA